The proteins below come from a single Drosophila teissieri strain GT53w chromosome 3L, Prin_Dtei_1.1, whole genome shotgun sequence genomic window:
- the LOC122616820 gene encoding LOW QUALITY PROTEIN: uncharacterized protein LOC122616820 (The sequence of the model RefSeq protein was modified relative to this genomic sequence to represent the inferred CDS: inserted 1 base in 1 codon), translating to MTVLPLLWSGCFIVLFSHGWLSTWLNCPERSDSRPRWRCNFKGSVMGECVRWPPADRAEMNMHTGRRRGGENWXGGGVPGAGGSGLSS from the exons ATGACCGTTTTGCCGCTTTTATGGTCGGGAT GTTTTATCGTACTTTTTTCGCACGGGTGGCTTTCGACGTGGCTGAACTGTCCAGAGAGATCCGACTCTCGGCCGAGATGGCGGTGCAACTTCAAAGGAAGTGTGATGGGCGAATGTGTGAGGTGGCCGCCTGCGGACCGGGCTGAAATGAACATGCACACAGGCAGGCGGAGGGGCGGAGAAAATT GAGGAGGGGGAGTGCCTGGAGCAGGAGGATCGGGTCTGTCCAGCTAA